In Oncorhynchus mykiss isolate Arlee chromosome 1, USDA_OmykA_1.1, whole genome shotgun sequence, the following proteins share a genomic window:
- the LOC110525505 gene encoding filamin-C: MPATEKDLAEDAPWKKIQQNTFTRWCNEHLKCINKSITDLQKDVGDGLKLIGLLEVLSQKKMYRKHHNRPNLRQMKLENVSVALEFLDGEHIKLVSIDSKAIVDGNLKLILGLIWTLILHYSISMPMWEDEDDEEANELTPKQRLLGWIRNKVPELPINNFHRDWRDGKALGALVDNCAPGLCPDWQAWDPNQPVENARGAMQQADDWLGVPQVINPEEIVDPEVDEQSMMTYLSQFPKSKLRPGAPLKPKGVQLYPKKAKSYGPGIEANGNMILKPAVFTVETLEAGQAEVLVYVIDPEGHTEEAKVVFNNDKNRTHTVIYIPKVEGAHKVKVLFAGQDVDKSPYTVNVAKAIGDPNKVQARGPGLDATGNMANKPTYFDIYTAGAGNGDVSVVIVDTEGKKDTVKLILENKGDSVFRCTYRPMLEGPHTIHILFAGQEILKSPFRVQIKEAINADTCRATGRGLQPKGVRVKEVADFKVFTKGAGNGELKVSVTGPCGDEEPVKLKDIGDGVYECEYLPNQTGKYTVNITWGGQPIPHSPFDVEVSEVAGPQKVRAWGPGLLTGRVGKSADFVVEAIGTEVGTLGFSIEGPSQAKIECDDKGDGSCDVRYWPTKPDYYAVHVICDDEDIKGSPFMAHILSATNDCFPDKVKAFGPGLEPIGVIVNKPAEFTIDARGAGKGHLKIYAKDTESVTIDIKITDKGDGTFLCVYVPIKPIKHTIIITWGDVKVPNSHFRVIVGEGCHPDKVKVYGPGVEKTGLKANEPNFFTVDCAEAGQGDISIGIKCAPGVVGPAEADINFDIIKNDNDTFTVKYTPPGAGKYTIMVLFAEQEIPISPFRVKVNNFHDAGNVRAEGPGLNKTGVEAGTPTHFTIFTKGAGKAKPKVQFTAAELKGEAVRDFEIIDNHDYSYTVKYTAVHQGQMTISVTHGGDPIPKSPFNITVAPPVDLGKVKVTGLDTKVEVGKDQEFYINTQGAGGQGEVAVKMTSPSGRPIPYKLHSDTANGAHSVKYIPPEEGTYKVDVSYDCNPVPGSPFAVEGVMPADPSKVCAYSPGLKGGIVGKPAPFAIDTNGAGPGGLGLTVEGSCKAKIECQDNGHSTCSVSYLPTEAGEYAINILFGKQHIPGSPFKAAVKPCLDPSQVTASGPGLDKAKAGEPAYFTVDCTSAGEAELTIEIVSESGAESEVHIQKTAEGSFSVTYIPPFHGTHTITIKYGGHVVPNFPALIQVEPAVDTSGVQVYGPGVQPLGVIKEVTTHFIVDARKMPKTFGDHLKACIINPSGTNTDTYITNKGDGTFRVEYTAYEDGMHVIKVLYCEVAISKSPFRVSVVEGCDPTRVRAYGPGLEGGLINTPNCFTVETRGAGTGGLGLTIEGASEAKMTCKDNKDGSCSVEYVTFTPGEYDVNINFGGHPIPGSPFRVPVRDVVDPSQVKCSGLGLGDRVRAHLPQTFTVDTIQAGQANLQVSLIGPSGSEPVAVKNNSDGTHTVNYTPVHDGPYTVSVKYGDQEVPHSPFKVRSQPGHDASKVCASGPGLDKSGVPASLPVEFTIDDRDAGEGLLTVQILDQECKPKKATIYDNRDGTYTVSYVPDSTGLYTIMIKYGGDEIPYSPYHILALPTGDASKCLLTVSIEGHALASGLTKMQLHEEAIISVDTKAAGKGKVTCSVMTPEGVELDMDVQENRDGTFEIYYTAPEPGKYVITIRFGGQHIPRSPFHVTATKEPIVLSDGMDQFRPLNLVIPFTVQQGPITGEVRMPYGKTAHPYIINDNDGTITVKFNPTEKGLHEMDIKYEGNHIPGSPLQFYVDAMNSGLVTAYGPGLCQGSINKPVTFIVVTKNAGEGGLSLAVEGPSKAKITCKDNKDGTCTVSYLPTSPGDYKIIVKFDNKHIAGSPFTAKITGDDSIRTSQLNVGTAADLPLKITESDLSLLTGNIRAPLGNEEPCLLKRLPSRHIGISFTPKEVGEHKVSVKKNGKHVTNSPFKIQVGQSDIGEASRVKAFGKGLVEAHTFKMAEFFVDTRDAGRNTAGMTSFASTFKMGYGGLGLSIEGPSKVDINCEVVEDGTCRVSYCPTEPGNHIINIKFSDKHIPGSPFTVKVTGEGRMKESITRKRTAPAIASVGSACGLNLKIPGNWFQMVSAQERMTRTFTRSSHTYTRKERTEISKMRGGQTKREVRVEESTQTGGTGGASPFTDVFGEFLGRKSLASFAGIPATVTPGETATMGSMMAQVTSPGGKTEQAEIIDGGDSTYSVRFVPQEMGAHTVNVKYSGQHVPGSPFQFTVGPLGEGGSHKVRAGGTGLERGVAGAPTEFSIWTREAGAGGLSIAVEGPSKAEISFEDRKDGSCRVVYIVQDPGDYEVSIKFNNEHIPDSPFVVPIATLSDEACRLTVTSLQDLKVNQEALFAVQCNGARGVVDAKVHTPSGSAEECYITDLDSDKNTIRFIPRENGVHSIDVKFNGSHIPGSPFNVRVGEAGQAGDPGMVTVYGPGLDGGSTGVASEFVVNTCNAGSGALSVTIDGPSKVKMDCSDCLDGYKVIYTPMAPGNYLITIKYGGPNHIVGSPFKAKVTGTRLSGGHSLHETSSVLVQTITKTSKVAGAYSTSSKLTSDASKVVCRGGGLTKALVGQKNVFNVDCSKAGTNMLLVGVHGPRTPCEKVYVKHMGNRLYNVTYTVKDKDNYTIIAKWGDDSVPGSPFKVAVP, encoded by the exons GTGATCAACCCTGAGGAGATTGTAGATCCGGAAGTGGATGAACAGTCCATGATGACTTACCTGTCCCAGTTCCCCAAGTCTAAACTGAGGCCTGGCGCTCCCCTCAAACCTAAAGGGGTTCAGCTGTACCCCAAAAAAGCCAAGTCTTACGGACCAG gTATTGAAGCAAATGGTAACATGATTCTGAAGCCAGCAGTGTTCACAGTGGAAACTCTGGAGGCAGGTCAGGCTGAGGTGCTGGTGTATGTCATTGATCCTGAGGGACACACTGAGGAGGCTAAGGTGGTCTTCAACAACGACAAGAACAGGACCCACACCGTCATTTACATCCCCAAGGTTGAGGGCGCCCACAAG GTGAAAGTGCTATTTGCTGGGCAGGATGTTGATAAGAGCCCCTACACAGTGAACGTGGCCAAGGCCATAGGTGATCCCAACAAGGTCCAGGCCAGAGGACCAGGGCTGGATGCTACCGGCAACATGGCCAACAAACCCACCTACTTTGACATCTACACTGCAG GTGCTGGTAACGGTGATGTGAGCGTTGTCATCGTGGACACTGAGGGGAAGAAAGACACGGTGAAACTGATCTTGGAAAACAAGGGAGACAGTGTTTTCCGTTGCACCTACCGGCCCATGTTGGAAGGCCCCCACACCATCCATATCCTGTTTGCCGGTCAGGAGATCCTTAAGAGCCCCTTCAGGGTTCAAATCAAAGAGG cCATCAATGCCGACACGTGTCGTGCCACGGGCAGAGGCCTTCAGCCAAAAGGGGTGCGGGTCAAGGAGGTGGCAGACTTCAAGGTCTTCACCAAGGGAGCTGGCAACGGAGAGCTCAAGGTCTCAGTGACTGGACCATGTGGAGATGAGGAGCCAGTGAAATTAAAAGATATTGGTGATGGTGTCTATGAATGTGAATATCTTCCTAACCAGACTGGTAAATACACCGTCAACATCACCTGGGGAGGACAGCCCATCCCACACAG CCCCTTCGATGTGGAGGTGAGTGAGGTGGCAGGCCCTCAGAAGGTGAGAGCCTGGGGTCCTGGTCTGTTGACCGGACGGGTGGGCAAGTCGGCTGACTTCGTGGTGGAGGCCATCGGCACGGAAGTGGGAACTCTGG GCTTCTCTATCGAGGGTCCATCCCAGGCTAAGATAGAGTGTGATGATAAAGGTGACGGCTCCTGCGATGTCCGCTATTGGCCCACTAAGCCAGATTACTACGCTGTCCATGTCATATGTGATGACGAAGACATCAAGGGCAGCCCCTTCATGGCCCACATCCTCTCTGCAACCAATGACTGCTTCCCTGATAAG GTGAAAGCTTTCGGTCCAGGCCTGGAGCCCATAGGGGTCATCGTAAACAAACCAGCAGAGTTCACCATCGATGCCCGCGGTGCTGGCAAAGGCCATCTGAAGATCTACGCCAAGGATACAGAGAGCGTCACCATCGACATTAAGATAACTGATAAGGGAGACGGGACCTTCTTGTGTGTGTACGTTCCCATCAAGCCCATCAaacacaccatcatcatcacctggGGAGATGTCAAAGTGCCCAACAGCCACTTCAGG GTGATTGTTGGAGAGGGCTGCCACCCAGACAAGGTCAAGGTGTATGGTCCAGGAGTGGAGAAGACAGGACTCAAGGCAAACGAGCCCAACTTCTTCACTGTGGACTGCGCAGAGGCTGGACAAG GAGACATCAGTATTGGGATCAAGTGTGCTCCAGGAGTGGTGGGTCCAGCTGAGGCTGACATCAACTTTGACATTATCAAGAACGACAATGACACCTTCACTGTCAAGTACACCCCCCCCGGTGCAGGGAAATACACCATCATGGTGTTGTTCGCTGAACAG GAAATCCCCATTAGTCCATTTAGAGTGAAGGTGAATAATTTCCATGATGCTGGCAATGTGAGGGCTGAGGGTCCAGGACTCAACAAGACAGGCGTGGAGGCGGGCACTCCGACCCACTTCACCATCTTCACAAAGGGAGCAGGCAAGGCCAAGCCAAAGGTCCAGTTCACAGCAGCAGAACTGAAGGGAGAGGCTGTCAGGGACTTTGAGATCATAGACAACCATGACTACTCCTACACCGTTAAGTACACCGCTGTTCATCAGGGTCAGATGACCATCTCCGTTACCCATGGAGGGGACCCCATTCCCAAGAGCCCCTTCAATATTACTGTGGCTCCTCCTGTAGATCTGGGAAAGGTCAAGGTTACAGGACTGGACACCA AGGTGGAAGTTGGCAAGGATCAAGAGTTCTACATCAACACCCAGGGAGCCGGAGGACAGGGCGAGGTGGCTGTCAAGATGACCTCACCCTCTGGCCGACCAATTCCTTACAAGCTGCATTCGGACACAGCCAATGGAGCCCACTCTGTGAAGTACATCCCCCCAGAGGAGGGGACTTACAAGGTGGACGTCAGCTATGATTGCAACCCCGTCCCTGGATCCCCCTTCGCTGTGGAGGGAGTGATGCCTGCTGACCCATCAAAG GTGTGCGCATACAGCCCAGGCCTGAAGGGAGGCATTGTGGGTAAACCAGCCCCCTTTGCCATTGACACCAATGGAGCAGGCCCCGGCGGGCTGGGCCTGACTGTGGAGGGGTCGTGCAAGGCTAAGATCGAGTGCCAGGACAATGGACACAGTACCTGCTCGGTGTCCTACCTGCCTACCGAGGCTGGAGAGTATGCCATCAATATCCTGTTTGGAAAGCAGCACATCCCTGGGTCTCCTTTCAAGGCAGCTGTTAAGCCATGCCTGGACCCCAGCCAG gtaactgccagtgGTCCAGGCCTAGATAAAGCCAAGGCAGGGGAACCAGCCTACTTTACAGTGGACTGCACCAGTGCCGGAGAGGCTGAGCTCACCATCGAGATTGTCTCTGAGTCCGGGGCTGAGTCCGAGGTCCACATCCAGAAGACAGCCGAGGGATCCTTCTCTGTCACCTACATCCCACCTTTCCACGgcacacacaccatcaccattAAGTACGGGGGTCATGTGGTTCCCAACTTCCCTGCACTCATCCAAGTGGAGCCGGCTGTTGATACCAGCGGAGTGCAGGTCTATGGACCAGGAGTGCAGCCCTTAG GTGTCATCAAGGAGGTTACCACTCACTTCATTGTGGATGCCCGCAAAATGCCCAAGACCTTTGGTGACCACTTGAAAGCATGCATCATCAACCCTTCAGGCACCAACACAGACACCTACATCACAAACAAGGGAGACGGAACCTTCAGAGTGGAATACACCGCCTATGAGGACG GTATGCATGTGATTAAGGTACTGTATTGCGAGGTGGCCATCTCTAAGAGTCCCTTCAGGGTGTCAGTGGTGGAGGGATGTGACCCCACCCGGGTCAGGGCCTACGGGCCAGGGCTCGAGGGAGGACTCATCAACACACCAAACTGCTTCACCGTCGAGACCAG GGGTGCTGGTACTGGAGGCCTGGGCCTGACCATAGAGGGAGCGTCAGAGGCAAAAATGACCTGTAAAGATAACAAAGATGGCAGCTGCAGCGTAGAGTACGTTACCTTCACACCTGGAGAGTACGACGTCAATATCAACTTCGGAGGACACCCCATTCCAG GCAGTCCGTTCCGCGTGCCAGTGAGGGATGTGGTGGATCCCAGTCAGGTGAAATGTTCAGGCCTAGGTTTGGGTGACAGAGTCAGAGCCCACCTACCTCAGACCTTTACTGTGGACACTATACAGGCAGGACAGGCAAATCTGCAGGTCAGTCTCATAGGACCATCAG GTTCAGAGCCTGTTGCTGTAAAAAATAACAGTGATGgtacacacacagtcaactacaCTCCAGTTCATGATGGCCCTTACACTGTGTCAGTTAAATATGGAGACCAGGAGGTTCCTCACAG tccattCAAGGTGAGATCTCAGCCTGGTCATGATGCCAGTAAGGTTTGTGCAAGCGGTCCAGGTCTGGACAAGTCAGGTGTGCCCGCCAGCCTGCCAGTGGAGTTCACCATTGATGACCGCGACGCAGGAGAGGGACTGCTCACTGTACAAATACTG GACCAAGAATGCAAGCCAAAGAAGGCTACCATCTATGATAACAGAGATGGGACCTACACAGTGTCTTACGTACCAGACTCCACCGGCCTTTACACAATCATGATCAAGTATGGAGGCGATGAGATCCCCTACTCTCCCTACCATATCTTAGCCCTGCCCACTGGAGACGCCAGCAAGTGTCTGCTCACTG TGTCTATCGAAGGACATGCCCTGGCATCAGGTCTGACTAAGATGCAGTTGCACGAGGAGGCCATCATCTCTGTGGACACAAAGGCTGCTGGGAAGGGCAAGGTGACCTGCTCGGTCATGACCCCAGAGGGGGTGGAGCTAGACATGGATGTGCAGGAGAACCGTGATGGAACCTTCGAGATCTACTACACCGCTCCAGAACCAGGAAAATATGTCATCACCATCCGCTTCGGAGGACAGCACATACCCAGGAGCCCCTTCCATGTTACG GCAACAAAGGAGCCCATTGTCCTTAGTGACGGCATGGATCAGTTCCGCCCTCTCAACCTGGTCATCCCGTTCACTGTACAGCAGGGACCGATCACAG GTGAGGTGCGTATGCCCTACGGTAAGACTGCCCATCCCTACATAATAAATGACAATGATGGGACCATCACAGTTAAATTCAACCCTACTGAAAAGGGTCTGCACGAGATGGACATCAAGTATGAAGGAAATCACATCCCAG GAAGCCCCCTCCAGTTCTATGTGGATGCTATGAACAGTGGTCTGGTGACAGCATACGGCCCTGGTCTCTGTCAAGGGTCCATCAACAAACCTGTCACTTTCATTGTGGTCACCAAGAACGCTGGAGAAG GTGGTCTGTCCCTAGCGGTGGAGGGTCCTTCTAAGGCAAAGATCACCTGTAAAGACAATAAGGATGGAACCTGTACTGTATCCTACCTGCCCACCTCACCAGGAGACTACAAGATCATTGTCAAGTTTGACAACAAACACATAGCCGGCAGCCCCTTCACTGCTAAAATCACTG GTGATGACTCTATCAGGACATCCCAGCTCAACGTGGGGACAGCAGCAGACTTGCCACTGAAGATCACAGAGTCTGACCTGAGTCTGCTGACGGGTAATATCAGAGCTCCATTAGGCAACGAAGAGCCGTGTTTGCTCAAGAGACTGCCCAGCAGACACATAG GTATCTCCTTCACCCCTAAGGAGGTGGGAGAGCACAAGGTGAGCGTGAAGAAGAACGGTAAGCACGTGACCAACAGCCCTTTCAAGATCCAGGTTGGCCAGTCAGATATTGGCGAGGCCAGTAGGGTCAAGGCCTTTGGTAAAGGACTGGTGGAGGCACACACCTTCAAAATGGCTGAGTTCTTTGTGGACACTAGGGATGCAG gcagaaatacagccggtatgacGAGTTTCGCATCAACATTCAAAATGG GTTATGGTGGTCTGGGGTTGTCGATCGAGGGTCCGAGTAAAGTGGATATTAACTGTGAGGTTGTGGAGGATGGGACGTGCAGAGTCAGTTACTGCCCCACAGAGCCAggcaaccacatcatcaacatcaaGTTTTCTGACAAGCACATCCCAG GAAGTCCTTTCACAGTGAAGGTGACAGGAGAAGGAAGGATGAAGGAGAGCATCACCAGGAAGAGAACTGCCCCCGCCATCGCTTCTGTCGGCAGCGCCTGTGGCCTCAACCTCAAAATCCCTG GAAACTGGTTCCAGATGGTGTCAGCCCAGGAGAGGATGACGCGCACATTCACACGCAGCAGCCACACGTACACACGCAAGGAGCGCACGGAGATCAGCAAGATGCGGGGCGGCCAGACGAAGAGGGAGGTGAGGGTCGAAGAGAGCACCCAGacgggaggaacaggaggagccAGTCCATTCACAGATGTTTTTGGAGAGTTCCTGGGCAGAAAGAGTCTGGCTAGCTTCGCTGGGATACCCGCTACAGTCACACCAG GTGAAACCGCTACCATGGGTAGTATGATGGCCCAGGTTACCAGCCCTGGGGGTAAAACAGAACAGGCAGAGATCATAGATGGAGGGGACAGCACCTACAGTGTCCGCTTCGTGCCCCAGGAGATGGGGGCCCACACGGTCAATGTGAAGTACAGCGGGCAGCACGTCCCAGGTAGTCCCTTCCAGTTTACAGTGGGACCCCTGGGAGAAGGAGGGTCCCACAAGGTTCGGGCCGGAGGCactgggctggagagaggagtggcAGGAGCACCAA CTGAGTTTAGTATCTGGACGCGGGAGGCCGGTGCAGGCGGTCTGTCCATCGCAGTAGAGGGGCCCAGTAAGGCTGAGATCTCCTTTGAAGACAGGAAGGATGGATCCTGTAGGGTGGTCTACATTGTACAGGATCCAG GTGACTATGAAGTGTCAATCAAGTTCAACAACGAGCACATCCCCGACAGCCCCTttgttgttcccatagcaacgctGTCTGATGAGGCTTGCCGACTCACTGTCACCAGCCTGCag GACCTAAAGGTGAACCAGGAAGCGTTGTTCGCTGTACAGTGTAACGGGGCAAGGGGCGTGGTTGATGCTAAGGTCCATACCCCCTCCGGCTCAGCAGAGGAGTGCTACATCACAGACCTGGACAGTG ACAAGAACACCATCCGCTTCATTCCCCGTGAGAATGGCGTGCACTCCATCGACGTCAAGTTCAATGGCAGCCACATCCCTGGAAGTCCGTTCAACGTGAGGGTGGGGGAGGCCGGACAGGCTGGAGACCCAGGCATGGTGACAGTTTATGGGCCTGGACTAGATGGAGGATCCACAG gtgTAGCCTCAGAGTTTGTAGTGAACACCTGTAACGCGGGGTCGGGTGCCCTGTCCGTGACCATCGACGGTCCCTCTAAGGTGAAGATGGACTGTTCCGATTGCCTTGATGGCTACAAGGTCATCTACACACCTATGGCCCCCGGCAACTATCTCATCACCATCAAATATGGAGGACCCAACCATATAGTGGGCAGCCCATTCAAAGCCAAAGTCACAG GTACCCGTCTGTCTGGTGGTCACAGCCTTCACGAGACGTCCTCGGTCCTGGTACAGACGATTACTAAGACGTCCAAGGTAGCAGGAGCGTACAGTACCTCGTCAAAACTGACCTCTGACGCCAGCAAGGTGGTGTGTCGAGGCGGCGGGCTCACCAAGGCTCTGGTCGGACAGAAGAATGTATTCAATGTGGACTGCAGCAAAGCAG GTACTAACATGTTGCTTGTGGGAGTGCACGGTCCCAGGACGCCCTGTGAAAAGGTGTACGTTAAACACATGGGCAACCGCCTGTACAACGTCACCTACACTGTCAAAGACAAGGACAACTACACCATTATCGCCAAGTGGGGGGATGACAGTGTTCCTGGCAGCCCCTTCAAAGTAGCTGTGCCCTGA